CACCCCGCAACGTCAAGTTATTTTTAAAATTTTTCAACATGTGGTTAAAGGTGATCATCTCAGCGCAGAAAAAGTACACCAGTTACTGGTTGAGCGTGGAGAGGGGATGAGTTTGTCTACAGTGTATCGCACTCTAAAAATTATGGCGCGGATGGGAATTTTGCGAGAATTAGAATTAGCACAGGCACAAAAGTACTACGAACTCAACACCACCTCTAATTTTCATCACCATCATATTGTTTGTGTCCAATGTCATCAGGGTCTTGAATTTGGCAATCAAGCTATTATCAAACAAGCGACCAAACAAGTGAAAAAAGCTGGGCTGGAACTTATCGACTGTCAGCTAACGCTTCATGCCATTTGTCCAGAAGCTATACAAAAGGGATGGCCTGCATCAGTACCAACTCATTGGATTTGTTCAAGAGTTACCAAGACAAATAACGAGTTTGAAAACACGGCCTAGTAGTTCTTAATCGTTAAAACCCGTGTTTTTGTTTTCTGTAAAACGCTTATTCAACGCAAGTTCCATGAGGAATGAAAACACGGTTTTTAGAAATTATGTCCTACTAGTACTCGACCACAGCAACTTTGATGAGTTAAGAACGAACCGCCAAAGCGCCAAGAACGCAAAGGAAGAGAAAGAAGAATAAATATAAAAATGGGTTTACCCCGCAAAGTTAGTATGGTGGACTACTAGTGTTCGACCAACCCAAAATTGCGGGGTTAAGGCAGGGTGAGGAAGTAGTTGACTAATCAAAAATCCAAAAATCTATGAGCACCGCTGATACCGCATCCCCGGTAATTGCGAAACTAAACCCATCAACTCCAATTGCAACAAAGCACTCGAAACCTCAGGCGTAGCTATGCCCGTTTGTTGAACAATAAAATCAAACGCTAAAGCTTCTGAAGTAATTGCATCCATAACTCGTTGAAGTTCTGGTGGTAAACTTGGTAAAGTTAACTGCTGCACTGATGGGGATGCTTCAACAGAATCTAGTTGTGGTATTGCTCCCAGCATTTTTAATAGTTCGTCTAATTCCTTAACAATCGGAGTCGCGCCTTGGCTAAGCAGTTTTAAACACCCTTGCGATGAGTGATCATCCAGTCTTCCAGGAAGTGCATAGACATCTCGCCCAAAATCATTTGCGTAACTTGCAGTAATCAAAGCACCTGATTTGATCGGTGCTTCCATCACCAGCACAGCACGACTTAAACCTGCGATAATTCTGTTGCGACGAGGAAAATGGGTGCGATCAGGTGGTGTCTTTGCTGGATACTCACTTACAACCAAGCCTGCAGTCAAAATCTGTTTGTAGAGTTCGATATTTTTAGATGGATAGACAACATCTACACCTGTACCTAAAACTGCGATTGTGCGTCCTCCAGCTTTCACAGTAGCGCCGTGACTTTCAGTATCAATTCCCTCTGCCAAACCAGAAACAACCGTGAACCCATTTTTTGCCAAAGCCGTACTAATTTGGCGAGTCCATCGCATACCATACTCTGAGGGTTGGCGTGTCCCTACAATCCCGACGAGTTGTTTTTGTGCCAGATTTTCTTGCAAATCTATTTCACCACGATAGTACACAATCGGCGGTGGACTAGGTATTTCCAATAGTAAGCGAGGATAGTCTGCATCTGCTGGTGTCCAAAAATTCGGGTTTTGCTGTTGGTGTTGCTGCAAAAATTGTTCAGGATGTAAACGAGAACGTTGTTGCACTACTTTTTGCAGCGTTTGAAAACCAAAACCTTCTACTTGTCCCAACTCTGTAGGTTTTGCGTCCCAAGCTGCTGCCAGTGTACCAAAATGCTGCTGCAACCGTTGTAATAATATTGGACCAACTCCTGAAATTTGCGACCAAGCTAGCCAATATGCACGTTCTTGTCCCAATTCCCCATCCTCAACAAGTCTACTGGGTTGATTATTCCCAGATTGGAGAAGCAAAGATACATTTAGGACTTACGCAAAAATGCGGCAATCACTTCCTGTCTTACTCCCATCAGGCGTGCAAGATTACCTATCTTCTTTGTGATTTTCTTGGCGTCCTTGGCGACGCCAGTCACCTAGGTCGGCGTTTAAGAAAAGAAACCCTTTTTTAGCTGACTCCGGGAAAATTTGAGTAACCTATTTTTTTAACTGTCTTAACTGTCTTAACTGTCCTTGTGTCTTTTTTTTATTCGTGTTAGTTTAATGACGTTTCCTACTTAAATATAATTTTTAAAAATCATTTTTTACATACATTTAGAAGACATCATTAT
This portion of the Brasilonema sennae CENA114 genome encodes:
- a CDS encoding Fur family transcriptional regulator, whose protein sequence is MYTSDTLKAELKAKGYRFTPQRQVIFKIFQHVVKGDHLSAEKVHQLLVERGEGMSLSTVYRTLKIMARMGILRELELAQAQKYYELNTTSNFHHHHIVCVQCHQGLEFGNQAIIKQATKQVKKAGLELIDCQLTLHAICPEAIQKGWPASVPTHWICSRVTKTNNEFENTA
- the dprA gene encoding DNA-processing protein DprA translates to MGQERAYWLAWSQISGVGPILLQRLQQHFGTLAAAWDAKPTELGQVEGFGFQTLQKVVQQRSRLHPEQFLQQHQQQNPNFWTPADADYPRLLLEIPSPPPIVYYRGEIDLQENLAQKQLVGIVGTRQPSEYGMRWTRQISTALAKNGFTVVSGLAEGIDTESHGATVKAGGRTIAVLGTGVDVVYPSKNIELYKQILTAGLVVSEYPAKTPPDRTHFPRRNRIIAGLSRAVLVMEAPIKSGALITASYANDFGRDVYALPGRLDDHSSQGCLKLLSQGATPIVKELDELLKMLGAIPQLDSVEASPSVQQLTLPSLPPELQRVMDAITSEALAFDFIVQQTGIATPEVSSALLQLELMGLVSQLPGMRYQRCS